One genomic region from Leguminivora glycinivorella isolate SPB_JAAS2020 chromosome 8, LegGlyc_1.1, whole genome shotgun sequence encodes:
- the LOC125229057 gene encoding membrane-associated progesterone receptor component 1-like, producing the protein MSSGPEPKTVETENQEAGSSIFTDIIYSPVNLLLTVNCVFIVVMIYKLLRSRFSKQSAEAATPELPKIRKDMTVAELRQFDGTQPDGRVLVAVNGWIFDVTRGRRFYGPGGPYATFGGKDASRGLATFSVTSSDKEYDDLSDLNSMEMESVKEWEAQFREKYDLVGRLLKPGEEPTNYSDEEGDDTDPPTANSVDKKDN; encoded by the exons ATGTCATCAGGACCAGAGCCCAAGACCGTGGAAACGGAAAATCAAGAAGCGGGATCCAGTATATTTACCGATATAATTTATAGCCCCGTTAATTTGCTATTGACTGTAAACTGTGTATTTATTGTTGTAATGATATACAAATTGTTAAGGAGTAGGTTTTCTAAACAGTCGGCTGAGGCTGCGACGCCAGAATTGCCTAAAATTCGTAAGGATATGACGGTGGCGGAGTTGCGGCAGTTTGATGGGACCCAGCCGGACGGGCGCGTGCTGGTGGCTGTAAACGGGTGGATATTCGACGTAACGCGGGGACGCCGCTTCTATGGGCCCG GCGGTCCTTATGCTACATTTGGTGGGAAAGATGCATCCAGAGGTCTGGCTACATTCTCCGTGACATCATCAGACAAAGAGTATGACGACCTTAGTGATCTCAATTCTATGGAGATGGAGTCAGTTAAAGAGTGGGAGGCTCAGTTCAGAG AGAAATACGACCTAGTCGGGCGTCTCCTAAAGCCGGGAGAAGAGCCTACGAACTATTCGGACGAGGAAGGAGATGACACCGATCCACCAACCGCCAACTCCGTCGACAAAAAGGATAACTAA
- the LOC125228920 gene encoding GDP-fucose transporter 1 yields the protein MNRTKLRMKEQRSDLCSRYIKIFIVVSCYWIVSIVTVFVNKALLSGQTVPLEAPLFITWFQCIISFTICSSLAKTGGIPGVFAFPKGSPWNWDVVKKVIPLSIMFTLMIATNNLCLKYVEVSFYYIGRSLTTVFNVLLTWVLLGQKTSSRCVMCCAFIIFGFYLGVDQENLLGSFSLIGTIYGVIGSLMLSLYSIFTKKVLPHVNQEVWLLSYYNNAYSIFLFLPLMVMNGELQALSNFTNFDSTFFWVQMVIGGICGFAIGYVTSLQIKVTSPLTHNISGTAKACAQTVMATQWYGETKNTLWWSSNIIVLASSALYARFKQIEMEEHSRKPIPEDRKTLV from the exons ATGAATAGAACAAAATTAAGGATGAAAGAGCAACGCTCAGATTTATGTTCCCGatacataaaaatattcattGTAGTTTCTTGCTATTG GATAGTATCAATAGTAACAGTTTTTGTAAACAAAGCCCTGCTGAGTGGTCAGACAGTGCCTCTGGAAGCACCACTGTTCATCACATGGTTCCAATGCATCATTTCATTCACAATCTGTTCAAGTTTGGCCAAAACTGGAGGCATTCCTGGAGTATTTGCATTTCCTAAGGGCTCACCTTGGAATTGGGATGTAGTCAAAAAG GTAATCCCGCTATCAATAATGTTCACATTGATGATAGCAACCAACaacctttgcctgaagtatgtAGAGGTTTCATTCTACTACATTGGACGGTCTCTAACAACAGTATTCAATGTTTTACTGACATGGGTACTGCTTGGGCAGAAAACCTCGTCGCGGTGTGTTATGTGCTGTGCCTTCATCATCTTTGGGTTCTACCTAGGTGTAGATCAGGAGAATTTGTTAG GTTCCTTTTCCCTCATCGGAACAATATATGGAGTCATCGGCTCACTGATGCTGTCTCTATATTCAATTTTCACCAAAAAAGTGCTGCCACATGTCAATCAAGAAGTATGGTTGCTTTCCTACTATAACAACGCTTATTCTATCTTTCTCTTTCTCCCTCTAATGGTGATGAATGGAGAACTGCAAGCGTTAAGTAACTTCACAAACTTCGACAGCACATTCTTTTGGGTGCAGATGGTCATAGGTGGCATCTGCGGATTTGCTATTGGATACGTCACATCTCTTCAGATAAAG GTGACGTCACCCCTCACGCACAACATCTCAGGCACGGCGAAAGCCTGTGCGCAAACTGTCATGGCGACCCAATGGTACGGCGAAACCAAGAATACACTATGGTGGTCGTCAAACATCATAGTACTAGCCAGCAGCGCGCTATACGCTCGTTTCAAGCAAATAGAAATGGAGGAACATTCTAGAAAACCGATACCCGAAGATAGGAAGACGTTAGTGTGA
- the LOC125228919 gene encoding iduronate 2-sulfatase isoform X1 translates to MIPYPFRISFSIHSKLCAPSRNSMLTGRRPDSLRLYDFYSYWRDSVGNFTTLPQFFKQNGYDTYSVGKIFHPGASSNFSDDFPYSWTELPYHPTTDKYKDAAVCKDKITHKLQKNLICPVDVNNQPGHTLPDLQTLDYAVNILQERRNNSRPFLLAVGFHKPHIPLKFPQEYLERVPIDKILPPKHPNLPKAMPTVAWHPWTDVRQRDDIARLNISFPFGTMPLEWTLDIKQSYYAAATYVDDLIGSLLIRHVDLKNTVVVLTSDHGWSLGENGLWAKYSNFDVALKVPLIFLIPGVRPNTINFPVELIDVFPTLAEITGLGNDIPQCTKKHETLCFEGKSLLSLITQTENDIDEEYYAISQYPRPSVYPMKDSDKPKLRNIKIMGYSIRTNDYRYTEWVAFNNTLFTKDWNKLYGLELYDHMTDPYEAHNVATKHKYRQIRKRLSKLLRESVG, encoded by the exons ATGATACCTTACCCATTTCGTATTTCTTTTTCAATTCACAGCAAGCTCTGCGCTCCGAGTAGAAATTCGATGTTAACGGGGCGCCGTCCTGATTCGTTGCGTCTGTACGATTTCTATTCATACTGGCGAGACAGCGTTGGAAACTTTACTACGCTACCccaattttttaaacaaaatggCTACGACACGTACTCTGTTGGAAAAATATTTCACCCAGGCGCCAGTTCTAATTTTTCTGATGACTTCCCATATAGCTGGACAGAACTACCATACCATCCTACAACTGATAAATATAAAGACGCCGCCGTATGCAAAGATAAAATAACACATAAACTGCAAAAAAATCTTATATGTCCAGTTGATGTTAATAACCAACCTGGTCATACTCTGCCGGATTTACAAACTTTGGATTACGCCGTAAATATATTACAGGAACGAAGGAACAATAGTCGTCCATTCTTGCTAGCTGTGGGATTTCATAAGCCACATATACCTTTAAAATTTCCACAGGAATATTTAG AAAGAGTACCAATAGACAAAATACTCCCGCCCAAACATCCAAACCTACCAAAGGCCATGCCAACCGTCGCGTGGCATCCATGGACCGACGTCCGACAAAGAGACGACATAGCCCGACTCAACATATCTTTTCCCTTCGGCACAATGCCGCTTGAGTGGACGTTGGATATAAAACAGAGTTACTATGCCGCTGCGACTTATGTGGACGATTTAATTGGATCTCTTCTAATACGACACGTCGATTTGAAGAACACGGTCGTGGTTCTAACTAGTGATCATG GCTGGTCATTAGGAGAAAACGGCCTCTGGGCTAAATACAGTAACTTCGATGTGGCATTGAAGGTCCCCTTGATTTTCCTTATACCCGGAGTGAGACCTAACACCATTAATTTTCCTGTTGAGCTAATAGATGTTTTCCCAACTCTAGCCGAAATTACTGGATTGGGTAATGATATCCCTCAATGCACTAAAAAGCATGAAACTTTATGTTTCGAAGGCAAAAGCCTGCTGAGTTTGATAACACAAACTGAAAATGACATCGATGAAGAATATTATGCAATTAGTCAGTATCCACGACCAAGCGTATATCCAATGAAAGACTCGGACAAACCAAaactaagaaatataaaaataatgggATATagtataagaacaaatgactaTCGATATACGGAATGGGTGGCGTTTAATAATACGCTTTTTACAAAAGACTGGAATAAATTGTATGGGTTGGAACTTTATGATCATATGACAGATCCATATGAAGCACACAACGTTGCTACTAAGCATAAGTATCGCCAGATTAGGAAACGTTTATCTAAATTACTAAGGGAATCTGTAGGTTAA
- the LOC125228919 gene encoding iduronate 2-sulfatase isoform X2 — protein sequence MLLHSKLCAPSRNSMLTGRRPDSLRLYDFYSYWRDSVGNFTTLPQFFKQNGYDTYSVGKIFHPGASSNFSDDFPYSWTELPYHPTTDKYKDAAVCKDKITHKLQKNLICPVDVNNQPGHTLPDLQTLDYAVNILQERRNNSRPFLLAVGFHKPHIPLKFPQEYLERVPIDKILPPKHPNLPKAMPTVAWHPWTDVRQRDDIARLNISFPFGTMPLEWTLDIKQSYYAAATYVDDLIGSLLIRHVDLKNTVVVLTSDHGWSLGENGLWAKYSNFDVALKVPLIFLIPGVRPNTINFPVELIDVFPTLAEITGLGNDIPQCTKKHETLCFEGKSLLSLITQTENDIDEEYYAISQYPRPSVYPMKDSDKPKLRNIKIMGYSIRTNDYRYTEWVAFNNTLFTKDWNKLYGLELYDHMTDPYEAHNVATKHKYRQIRKRLSKLLRESVG from the exons atgctttTGCACAG CAAGCTCTGCGCTCCGAGTAGAAATTCGATGTTAACGGGGCGCCGTCCTGATTCGTTGCGTCTGTACGATTTCTATTCATACTGGCGAGACAGCGTTGGAAACTTTACTACGCTACCccaattttttaaacaaaatggCTACGACACGTACTCTGTTGGAAAAATATTTCACCCAGGCGCCAGTTCTAATTTTTCTGATGACTTCCCATATAGCTGGACAGAACTACCATACCATCCTACAACTGATAAATATAAAGACGCCGCCGTATGCAAAGATAAAATAACACATAAACTGCAAAAAAATCTTATATGTCCAGTTGATGTTAATAACCAACCTGGTCATACTCTGCCGGATTTACAAACTTTGGATTACGCCGTAAATATATTACAGGAACGAAGGAACAATAGTCGTCCATTCTTGCTAGCTGTGGGATTTCATAAGCCACATATACCTTTAAAATTTCCACAGGAATATTTAG AAAGAGTACCAATAGACAAAATACTCCCGCCCAAACATCCAAACCTACCAAAGGCCATGCCAACCGTCGCGTGGCATCCATGGACCGACGTCCGACAAAGAGACGACATAGCCCGACTCAACATATCTTTTCCCTTCGGCACAATGCCGCTTGAGTGGACGTTGGATATAAAACAGAGTTACTATGCCGCTGCGACTTATGTGGACGATTTAATTGGATCTCTTCTAATACGACACGTCGATTTGAAGAACACGGTCGTGGTTCTAACTAGTGATCATG GCTGGTCATTAGGAGAAAACGGCCTCTGGGCTAAATACAGTAACTTCGATGTGGCATTGAAGGTCCCCTTGATTTTCCTTATACCCGGAGTGAGACCTAACACCATTAATTTTCCTGTTGAGCTAATAGATGTTTTCCCAACTCTAGCCGAAATTACTGGATTGGGTAATGATATCCCTCAATGCACTAAAAAGCATGAAACTTTATGTTTCGAAGGCAAAAGCCTGCTGAGTTTGATAACACAAACTGAAAATGACATCGATGAAGAATATTATGCAATTAGTCAGTATCCACGACCAAGCGTATATCCAATGAAAGACTCGGACAAACCAAaactaagaaatataaaaataatgggATATagtataagaacaaatgactaTCGATATACGGAATGGGTGGCGTTTAATAATACGCTTTTTACAAAAGACTGGAATAAATTGTATGGGTTGGAACTTTATGATCATATGACAGATCCATATGAAGCACACAACGTTGCTACTAAGCATAAGTATCGCCAGATTAGGAAACGTTTATCTAAATTACTAAGGGAATCTGTAGGTTAA